A single Apodemus sylvaticus chromosome 20, mApoSyl1.1, whole genome shotgun sequence DNA region contains:
- the Tle6 gene encoding transducin-like enhancer protein 6: protein MYQVLKEQNSILSKMATHLDNISSLAENFFLKIELFSRVPGTLERNRTAQNSAKKEDKQVPETAVLQDPKFKATPGPQLSTRRRFLSEADEPQTPQPVWDKEPHLWQGSVTQELWKLFMDSRQKNQQGHGGEDFSQESKDSNLCDIKPEPKARHRSSLSDSADPTLIKSPSDLLVDYQEDISQPQFETQESSGRADKFLKPLSWDSEVSESSWKRPGTSLWQSEGFIVPRELQKVRVLKHQELLLAVAVSSITRHIFTCSQSGIKVWNLMSQVVEDRHPESHLQCSIQASGASLRTCLLSSNSRTLFAGGYNLPGVVVWDLAVPSLYEKCQLPCKGQSCQVLASTEENMILAGFADGTVRMWDLRTQGIVRDLKGPTSAAKSLVVKDDNVWTGGLDACLRCWDLRAAKVLLEHPFQSQIMSLSHSPTEDWLLLGLADGQHYLFSSKRRRALTVGTKGRTILGLKFSPNGQWWASVGMDNLVTLHSMPTGAKLFQVPEAATVRCLDMTENGRLIVTGSGSCASVYHIKS, encoded by the exons ATGTACCAGGTGCTGAAGGAACAAAACAG CATCCTCTCTAAAATGGCGACCCACCTAGACAACATCTCCAGCCTG GCGGAAAACTTCTTCTTGAAGATCGAGCTCTTCAGCAGGGTCCCAGGCACTCTGGAGAGGAATAGG ACTGCCCAGAACTcagcaaagaaagaagacaagcagGTTCCAGAGACTGCAGTCCTCCAGGACcccaagttcaaagccacccCAGGGCCTCAGCTGTCCACCAGACGTCGGTTCCTTTCAGAGGCTGATGAGCCCCAGACTCCACAACCTGTTTGGGACAAGGAGCCCCACCTATGGCAAGGCTCCGTGACCCAGGAACTCTGGAAACTTTTCATGGACAGCCGCCAAAAGAACCAACAGGGACATGGGGGCGAGGATTTCTCACAG GAAAGCAAAGACTCAAACCTATGTGACATTAAGCCAGAACCTAAGGCCAGGCACAGAAGCAGCTTGAGTGACTCTG CTGACCCCACCCTCATCAAGTCTCCCTCAGACCTGCTAGTCGATTACCAAGAAGACATCAGTCAGCCCCAATTTGAGACCCAA gaatcttctggaagagctgATAAATTTCTGAAGCCCTT GTCCTGGGACTCTGAAGTCTCCGAGAGCAGCTGGAAGAGGCCTGGTACATCACTTTGGCAATCAGAGGGCTTCATTGTCCCCCGTGAGCTGCAGAAGGTGCGAGTACTAAAACACCAGGAGCTGCTATTGGCAGTAGCTGTGAGCTCCATCACGCGGCACATCTTCACCTGCAGCCAGAGTGGCATCAAGGTGTGGAACCTCATGAGCCAGGTGGTCGAGGACAGACACCCTGAAAGCCACTTGCAATGCAGCATCCAG GCCAGTGGGGCATCCCTGCGCACCTGCCTGCTGTCCTCCAACAGCAGGACCCTGTTCGCGGGTGGATACAACTTACCCGGCGTGGTGGTGTGGGACCTGGCAGTCCCGTCCCTGTATGAGAAGTGCCAGCTGCCCTGCAAGGGCCAGTCCTGCCAGGTGCTGGCCAGCACAGAGGAGAACATGATCTTAGCCGGCTTCGCAGACGGCACGGTCAGGATGTGGGACCTACGGACTCAGGGGATAGTCAG GGACCTCAAAGGCCCTACCAGTGCAGCCAAGAGCCTTGTGGTCAAAGATGACAATGTCTGGACAGGGGGTCTGGATGCCTGTCTGCGATGCTGGGACCTGCGGGCGGCCAAGGTGTTGCTGGAGCACCCATTCCAGTCCCAG ATTATGAGCCTGTCTCACAGTCCAACTGAAGACTGGCTGCTGCTGGGCCTGGCTGATGGCCAGCATTACCTGTTCAGCAGCAAGAGGAGACGGGCGCTCACTGTGGGCACCAAGGGCAGGACCATCTTAGGCCTCAAGTTCTCCCCAAACG GCCAGTGGTGGGCGAGCGTAGGTATGGACAACCTCGTCACTCTCCACAGCATGCCCACAGGAGCAAAACTGTTTCAG GTCCCTGAGGCTGCCACCGTCAGATGCTTGGACATGACTGAGAACGGCAGGCTCATTGTCACAGGATCTGGGAGCTGTGCCTCGGTGTACCACATCAAGTCCTGA